A single region of the Streptomyces sp. ITFR-16 genome encodes:
- a CDS encoding MFS transporter, whose amino-acid sequence MPQTTHEQPAAELPDPRTARAGRGIVPVLAFAGITVAVMQTLLVPIIKDLPALLHTDPSNATWVMTATLLAGAVSTPIMGRLGDLNGKRRMLLASLAVMVIGSLICAFTDDLVIMIVGRALQGFAMGAIPLGIGIMRDELPREKLGSAMALMSSSIGVGGGLALPAAALVAQHTDWHTLFFGSAGLGVLAMALTAVAVPETSLRAPGRFDITGALGLSLGLVLLLLPITKGSDWGWTSPTTLGLIAASLVVLVLWGLFELRSDAPLVDLRTTARREVLLTNLASIMVGVAFYAVSLVLPQLLQLPKSTGYGLGQSMVVAGLCVAPLGLTMMFVAPLYARISARRGPKVSLMLGMLIIAIGYGAGLGLMSAAWQTVVTAVLLGAGIGLAYSSLPALIIGAVDASETGAANGLNTLMRSIGTSVSSAVIGMVLAHTSVRMGPVTVPSMEGFRTSFMIATGAVVIGLVLASFLPSQRPSGAPVLLASSAGDAAAARTGATPLPLAGSDGFRGRVLDAEGAPVAGANVTLIDRQGRQAGLTTTDAQGRWALAAPGGGTFVLAGSASGYAPRAYPAAYPSDGGLVDTDLVLAVSAPERRSALRS is encoded by the coding sequence ATGCCACAGACGACGCACGAACAGCCCGCCGCGGAGCTTCCCGATCCGCGGACGGCGAGGGCGGGTCGCGGGATCGTCCCCGTCCTCGCGTTCGCGGGCATCACCGTCGCGGTGATGCAGACCCTGCTCGTCCCCATCATCAAGGACCTGCCCGCCCTTCTGCACACCGACCCGTCGAACGCCACCTGGGTGATGACGGCGACGCTGCTCGCCGGAGCCGTCTCCACGCCGATCATGGGGCGGCTCGGGGACCTGAACGGCAAGCGCCGGATGCTGCTGGCCAGCCTCGCCGTGATGGTGATCGGCTCGCTGATATGCGCGTTCACCGACGACCTCGTGATCATGATCGTGGGCCGCGCCCTCCAGGGCTTCGCCATGGGCGCCATCCCGCTGGGCATCGGCATCATGCGCGACGAGCTGCCGCGCGAGAAGCTCGGCTCGGCCATGGCCCTGATGAGCTCCTCGATCGGGGTGGGCGGCGGACTCGCGCTGCCCGCCGCCGCGCTGGTCGCCCAGCACACCGACTGGCACACCCTCTTCTTCGGCTCGGCCGGTCTCGGCGTGCTCGCGATGGCGCTGACCGCGGTGGCCGTGCCGGAGACCTCGCTGCGGGCCCCGGGCCGGTTCGACATCACCGGCGCACTCGGCCTCTCGCTCGGCCTGGTGCTCCTGCTGCTGCCCATCACCAAGGGCAGTGACTGGGGCTGGACCTCGCCCACCACGCTCGGGCTGATCGCCGCCTCGCTGGTGGTCCTGGTGCTGTGGGGCCTGTTCGAGCTGCGCAGCGACGCCCCGCTGGTCGATCTGCGCACCACGGCCCGCCGTGAGGTCCTGCTGACCAACCTCGCCTCGATCATGGTCGGGGTCGCCTTCTACGCCGTCTCACTGGTCCTGCCCCAGCTGCTCCAGCTCCCGAAGTCCACCGGCTACGGCCTCGGCCAGTCGATGGTGGTCGCCGGGCTCTGTGTGGCCCCGCTCGGACTGACGATGATGTTCGTCGCCCCGCTGTACGCCCGGATCTCCGCCCGCCGGGGCCCCAAGGTCTCGCTGATGCTCGGCATGCTGATCATCGCGATCGGCTACGGGGCGGGGCTCGGCCTGATGAGCGCCGCCTGGCAGACCGTGGTGACCGCGGTGCTGCTCGGGGCCGGCATCGGGCTCGCCTACTCCTCGCTGCCCGCCCTGATCATCGGGGCCGTCGACGCCTCCGAGACCGGCGCGGCCAACGGGCTGAACACCCTGATGCGTTCGATCGGCACCTCGGTGTCGAGCGCCGTGATCGGCATGGTCCTGGCCCACACGTCGGTGCGGATGGGCCCCGTCACCGTACCCAGCATGGAGGGGTTCCGGACCTCGTTCATGATCGCGACGGGTGCGGTGGTGATCGGCCTGGTGCTGGCGTCGTTCCTGCCGTCGCAGCGCCCGTCCGGCGCGCCGGTCCTGCTGGCGAGCAGCGCGGGCGACGCGGCGGCAGCGCGGACCGGCGCCACCCCGCTCCCCCTCGCCGGCTCCGACGGCTTCCGGGGCCGGGTGCTGGACGCCGAGGGAGCACCGGTGGCCGGCGCCAATGTGACGCTGATCGACCGGCAGGGCCGGCAGGCCGGGCTCACCACGACGGACGCGCAGGGCCGCTGGGCGCTCGCCGCACCCGGCGGCGGCACCTTCGTGCTCGCCGGATCGGCCTCCGGGTACGCGCCCCGCGCCTACCCGGCCGCGTACCCGTCGGACGGCGGCCTCGTGGACACCGATCTGGTGCTGGCGGTCAGCGCACCGGAGCGTCGAAGCGCGCTGCGGTCGTGA
- a CDS encoding acyl-CoA dehydrogenase: MGIGITEEHRALAQAVRGWLARAVPPAEIRRLLDADSSGTPSGARPAYWDGLAGQGLLGIHLPEEYGGGGGTLLDLAVVLEEAGRAALPGPHLANALASAVLNAAGAGELVRDLAAGTRIGAVALGPGTLTAVEHEGGHLLDGDPPPVLSGADAALLLLPAAHADGIRWFAVDTGARGLTVRPHRGTDPTRPTAAIRADGVLVPAGRLLATDSGLVRDLAAVLLAAEACGTAAHALHTATEHAKVREQFGRPIGQFQGVKHLCADMLVRVEQARALTWDAARAATGPAEARGLTAALAAATALDAAYSCAKDAIQVLGGIGFTWEHDAHLYLRRAVVARQLLGAGDGHRQRAVRLAGDGARRELALELPPEAAAHRAAAREAVAAARGLDPHAARRTLAPTGYAAPHLPAPHGLDAGPVQQLAVQQELREQGVELSDLSIATWVVPSLIAHGTPAQQDRYLLPTLRGDLRWCQLFSEPGAGSDLASLRTRAERTGEGWRINGQKVWTSAAQWADHGILLARTDPDAPKHQGLGYFLVDMKNTEGIDIRPLKEITGDALFNEVYFDDVLLPPDALVGEPGGGWRVARNTLGNERVHMADQMSFDTGLEALIARAAGLDGACRARIGALAAEAHALACIGLRTTLQQVSGLEPGAGASVRKLVQTVHQQKAAELALELLGPDGAVYEGEGERAVHGFLMSRCLTIAGGTTQVQLNVVAERILGLPRD, encoded by the coding sequence ATGGGCATCGGAATCACCGAAGAACACCGCGCGCTCGCACAGGCCGTACGGGGGTGGCTGGCGCGAGCCGTGCCACCCGCAGAAATCCGCAGACTTCTCGACGCGGACTCCAGCGGAACTCCCTCCGGCGCACGCCCCGCGTACTGGGACGGGCTCGCCGGACAGGGGCTGCTCGGCATCCATCTGCCCGAGGAGTACGGGGGCGGGGGCGGCACCCTCCTCGATCTGGCCGTCGTCCTGGAGGAGGCGGGCCGCGCCGCCCTCCCGGGCCCCCACCTGGCGAACGCCCTCGCCTCGGCCGTACTGAACGCGGCCGGCGCCGGAGAGCTCGTACGCGACCTGGCGGCCGGCACCCGCATCGGCGCCGTCGCCCTCGGCCCCGGCACCCTCACCGCCGTCGAGCACGAGGGCGGCCACCTCCTCGACGGGGACCCGCCGCCCGTCCTGTCGGGGGCCGACGCCGCTCTGCTGCTGCTCCCCGCCGCCCACGCGGACGGCATCCGCTGGTTCGCCGTCGACACCGGGGCGCGCGGGCTGACCGTGCGCCCGCACCGCGGCACCGACCCGACCCGGCCCACCGCCGCGATCCGCGCCGACGGGGTCCTCGTCCCCGCCGGGCGGCTGCTGGCCACCGACTCCGGGCTCGTCCGCGACCTGGCCGCCGTGCTCCTGGCCGCCGAGGCGTGCGGCACCGCGGCCCACGCGCTGCACACCGCCACCGAACACGCCAAGGTCCGCGAGCAGTTCGGCCGGCCCATCGGGCAGTTCCAGGGCGTCAAGCACCTCTGCGCCGACATGCTCGTACGCGTCGAACAGGCCCGCGCCCTGACCTGGGACGCCGCCCGTGCCGCCACCGGGCCAGCCGAGGCGCGCGGCCTGACCGCCGCCCTCGCCGCGGCGACCGCGCTGGACGCCGCCTACAGCTGTGCCAAGGACGCCATCCAGGTCCTCGGCGGCATCGGCTTCACCTGGGAGCACGACGCCCATCTGTATCTGCGCCGGGCCGTGGTCGCCCGGCAGCTGCTGGGCGCCGGGGACGGCCACCGGCAGCGGGCCGTCCGGCTCGCCGGTGACGGGGCGCGCCGCGAGCTCGCCCTGGAACTCCCGCCGGAGGCCGCCGCACACCGCGCGGCCGCCCGCGAGGCCGTCGCCGCCGCCCGGGGCCTCGACCCGCACGCCGCCCGCCGGACCCTCGCCCCCACCGGCTACGCGGCCCCGCATCTGCCCGCGCCCCACGGGCTGGACGCCGGCCCCGTACAACAGCTGGCCGTACAGCAGGAGTTGCGCGAGCAGGGTGTCGAGCTGAGCGACCTGTCCATCGCCACCTGGGTGGTGCCCTCCCTCATCGCCCACGGGACACCCGCCCAGCAGGACCGCTACCTCCTGCCCACCCTGCGCGGCGACCTCCGGTGGTGCCAGCTCTTCTCCGAACCCGGCGCGGGCTCCGACCTCGCCTCGCTGCGCACCCGCGCCGAACGCACCGGCGAGGGCTGGCGGATCAACGGCCAGAAGGTGTGGACGAGCGCCGCCCAGTGGGCCGACCACGGGATCCTGCTCGCCAGGACGGACCCGGACGCCCCCAAGCACCAGGGGCTCGGCTACTTCCTCGTCGACATGAAGAACACCGAGGGCATCGACATCCGCCCGCTGAAGGAGATCACCGGCGACGCCCTCTTCAACGAGGTGTACTTCGACGACGTCCTGCTGCCCCCCGACGCACTCGTCGGAGAACCGGGCGGCGGCTGGCGGGTCGCCCGCAACACCCTGGGCAACGAACGCGTCCACATGGCCGACCAGATGAGCTTCGACACCGGCCTGGAGGCGCTGATCGCCCGCGCCGCCGGACTCGACGGCGCCTGCCGGGCCCGGATCGGCGCCCTCGCCGCCGAGGCCCACGCCCTGGCCTGCATCGGCCTGCGCACCACACTCCAGCAGGTTTCCGGCCTCGAACCGGGCGCGGGCGCCTCCGTACGCAAACTCGTCCAGACCGTCCACCAGCAGAAGGCCGCCGAACTCGCCCTGGAACTCCTCGGCCCGGACGGGGCGGTGTACGAGGGGGAGGGGGAGCGGGCGGTGCACGGCTTTCTGATGTCCCGCTGCCTGACCATCGCCGGCGGCACCACACAGGTCCAGCTCAATGTCGTCGCCGAGCGCATCCTCGGCCTCCCCCGGGACTGA
- a CDS encoding DUF1177 domain-containing protein, with amino-acid sequence MLKYVLDIVDLLDDPQANGKTVAEYLDSAAGAEGSSAQVTTVAGERGSTDFVSVRIPGSRGRAAGGDARTLGVVGRLGGIGARPGVTGLVSDADGAVSALATAAKLLDMRRRGDVLPGDVVVATHVCPDAPTEPHDPVPFMGSPVDIATMNRHEVTGEMEAVLSIDTTKGNRIINHKGLALSPTVKEGWVLRVGEQLGELLAVVTGEPLVTYPVTTQDITPYGNGAHHINSILQPSTATAAPVVGLAITSAAAVPGCQTGASHESDIASAARYAVEVAKAFGAGHLDFHDAVEFDNLVNRYGSLAHLQTLGRTPQES; translated from the coding sequence ATGCTGAAGTACGTACTGGACATCGTCGATCTGCTCGACGACCCCCAGGCCAATGGAAAGACGGTCGCCGAGTACCTCGACTCGGCGGCCGGGGCCGAGGGCTCGTCCGCTCAGGTCACCACCGTCGCCGGTGAGCGGGGCTCGACCGACTTCGTGTCGGTCCGCATCCCCGGTTCCCGGGGGCGCGCGGCCGGCGGCGACGCCCGCACCCTCGGCGTCGTCGGCCGGCTCGGCGGGATCGGCGCCCGGCCCGGGGTGACCGGCCTGGTCTCCGACGCCGACGGCGCGGTCTCGGCGCTGGCCACCGCCGCCAAGCTCCTCGACATGCGCCGCCGGGGCGACGTACTGCCCGGCGACGTGGTCGTCGCGACCCACGTCTGCCCGGACGCGCCGACCGAGCCGCACGACCCGGTGCCGTTCATGGGCTCGCCCGTGGACATCGCCACCATGAACCGGCACGAGGTGACCGGCGAGATGGAGGCGGTCCTGTCCATCGACACCACCAAGGGCAACCGGATCATCAACCACAAGGGCCTCGCCCTGTCGCCCACCGTCAAGGAGGGCTGGGTGCTCCGGGTCGGCGAGCAGCTGGGCGAGCTGCTGGCGGTGGTGACCGGTGAGCCGTTGGTCACGTACCCCGTGACCACGCAGGACATCACGCCGTACGGTAACGGTGCACACCACATCAATTCGATCCTCCAGCCCTCCACCGCGACGGCCGCTCCCGTCGTCGGCCTGGCCATCACCTCGGCCGCCGCCGTGCCGGGCTGCCAGACCGGCGCGAGTCACGAGAGCGACATCGCGTCCGCCGCCCGCTACGCCGTGGAGGTCGCCAAGGCCTTCGGCGCGGGCCACCTGGACTTCCACGACGCGGTGGAGTTCGACAACCTCGTCAACCGCTACGGGTCGCTGGCTCATCTGCAGACCCTCGGCCGCACACCCCAGGAGTCCTGA
- a CDS encoding IclR family transcriptional regulator produces the protein MAMTEFDLDRRTPAGALQTVDRALLVLLAFERTRPDWGVTEVAEEFGWDTSVAQRLLATLAGRGFLVSDPATRRYRIGPAVLRLGRLWERSGSLELLAGPVLEELRRVTGDTVLFCLPDSFHMRCVAAEEGETGPLRYYPLVGELYPAHAGATSKSFYAYLPDEQRHRLFRGRPMARFTDRTVTDPDALEQELLKVRAQGYAWTVGEYDTGVATVAVPVFLGREPYGSLSLGGAEERFEGAPENRLEALRHAAGLLEKRLTHPPQRPKPRTRRTPTT, from the coding sequence ATGGCTATGACGGAGTTCGATCTGGACCGGCGCACCCCCGCCGGCGCCCTGCAGACGGTCGACCGGGCGCTCCTGGTGCTGCTCGCGTTCGAGCGGACCCGGCCCGACTGGGGCGTGACCGAGGTGGCCGAGGAGTTCGGCTGGGACACCTCGGTGGCCCAGCGGCTGCTCGCCACCCTCGCGGGGCGCGGCTTCCTGGTCTCCGACCCGGCCACCCGCCGCTACCGCATCGGCCCCGCCGTACTGCGGCTGGGCCGGCTCTGGGAGCGCTCGGGATCCCTGGAGCTGCTGGCCGGACCGGTCCTGGAGGAGCTGCGCCGCGTCACCGGTGACACCGTGCTGTTCTGTCTGCCCGACAGTTTCCACATGCGGTGCGTGGCCGCTGAGGAGGGCGAGACCGGGCCGCTGCGCTACTACCCGCTGGTCGGTGAGCTCTACCCGGCGCACGCCGGGGCCACCAGCAAGTCGTTCTACGCCTATCTGCCGGACGAACAGCGCCACCGGCTCTTCCGGGGCCGCCCGATGGCCCGCTTCACCGACCGGACGGTCACCGACCCGGACGCGCTGGAGCAGGAGCTCCTGAAGGTCCGCGCCCAGGGATACGCCTGGACCGTCGGGGAGTACGACACCGGCGTGGCGACCGTCGCCGTACCGGTCTTCCTCGGCCGCGAACCGTACGGGAGCCTCAGCCTGGGCGGGGCCGAGGAGCGCTTCGAGGGCGCACCGGAGAACCGCCTCGAAGCGCTGCGGCACGCGGCCGGACTGCTGGAGAAGCGCCTCACCCACCCGCCCCAGCGCCCGAAGCCCCGGACGCGCCGCACCCCCACGACCTGA
- a CDS encoding response regulator transcription factor: MPQDQPPAKSVRVLLAEDQGMMRGALALLLGLEPDIEVVAQVGAGDEIVGAALTSRPDVALLDIELPGRSGLDAAADLREEVPDCRVLILTTFGRPGYLRRAMEAGAAGFLVKDGPVEELASAIRRVLTGETVIDPTLAAAALSAGPSPLTARERDALVASVDGATVADIAEKLHLSESTVRNYLSSAIGKTGTRNRMEAVRAARQQGWL; this comes from the coding sequence ATGCCGCAGGATCAACCGCCCGCCAAGTCCGTACGGGTGCTGCTCGCCGAGGACCAGGGCATGATGCGGGGCGCGCTCGCCCTGCTGCTGGGGCTGGAGCCGGACATCGAGGTGGTGGCCCAGGTGGGCGCGGGCGACGAGATCGTGGGCGCGGCGCTGACGTCCCGGCCCGATGTGGCGCTGCTGGACATCGAACTCCCGGGCCGCAGCGGTCTGGACGCGGCGGCGGACCTGCGCGAGGAGGTGCCGGACTGCCGGGTGCTGATCCTCACCACGTTCGGCCGGCCCGGCTATCTGCGGCGCGCGATGGAGGCCGGGGCGGCCGGGTTCCTGGTCAAGGACGGCCCGGTCGAGGAGCTCGCGTCGGCGATCCGCCGGGTGCTGACCGGTGAGACGGTGATCGATCCGACGCTGGCCGCCGCCGCGCTGAGCGCCGGGCCGAGCCCGCTGACCGCGCGGGAACGCGACGCGCTGGTCGCCTCGGTGGACGGGGCGACGGTCGCCGACATCGCGGAGAAGCTGCATCTGTCGGAGTCGACGGTTCGCAACTACCTCTCCTCGGCGATCGGCAAGACCGGCACCCGCAACCGGATGGAGGCGGTCCGGGCGGCCCGGCAGCAGGGCTGGCTCTGA
- the pepE gene encoding dipeptidase PepE yields MNLLLLSNSTQYGCGYLEHALDTVTAFLPAGARLAFVPYALAHYATYTARVRDALEPAGISVRGVHEHADPAAALDAADAVFIGGGNSFRLLSALYRTGLRDAVTGAVRAGLPYMGASAGTNMAAPTLRTTNDMPIVQPPSFETLGLVPFQINPHYLDPDPDSTHKGETREERLTEFLEENDVPVLGLREGSWLRVDGHRARVQGARPARLFTRGTAPRELPVGTDVSHLLTTAARFDAPVR; encoded by the coding sequence GTGAATCTGCTCCTGCTCTCCAACTCCACCCAGTACGGCTGCGGTTACCTGGAACACGCCCTCGACACCGTCACCGCGTTCCTGCCCGCCGGCGCCCGGCTGGCCTTCGTGCCCTACGCGCTCGCCCACTACGCCACGTACACCGCACGCGTCCGCGACGCCCTCGAACCGGCGGGGATCAGCGTGCGGGGGGTCCACGAGCACGCCGACCCGGCCGCCGCGCTCGACGCGGCCGACGCCGTGTTCATCGGCGGCGGCAACTCCTTCCGGCTGCTGAGCGCCCTCTACCGGACCGGTCTGCGCGACGCCGTGACCGGCGCGGTGCGCGCGGGGCTGCCGTACATGGGGGCCAGCGCCGGCACCAACATGGCGGCGCCCACCCTGCGCACGACCAACGACATGCCCATCGTGCAGCCGCCGTCCTTCGAGACGCTGGGCCTGGTCCCGTTCCAGATCAACCCGCACTATCTGGACCCGGACCCGGACAGCACCCACAAGGGCGAGACCCGCGAGGAGCGGCTCACCGAATTCCTGGAGGAGAACGACGTCCCGGTGCTCGGCCTGCGCGAGGGGTCATGGCTGCGTGTCGACGGGCACCGGGCCCGGGTCCAGGGCGCCCGCCCCGCCCGGCTGTTCACCCGGGGCACGGCGCCGAGGGAACTCCCGGTGGGGACGGACGTCTCTCATCTGCTCACGACCGCAGCGCGCTTCGACGCTCCGGTGCGCTGA
- a CDS encoding lipid-transfer protein, which translates to MRSYIVGVGMTRFEKPETRDWQYWDMAKEAGTAALADAGLTYEDIQQAAVGYCFQASTAGQRAVYGLGLTGVPVYNVNNNCATGSTALMTARQFVEGGGSDCVLALGFEKMARGSLGGGGSDGGAGDFRTSPVARHYGIMAAAHGFGTTPPTAQIFGNAAREHMRMYGTTEAQLAAVAAKNHRHSADNPNAQFRDPYTVEEVLAAKPVHHPLTRLQCSPTSDGAAAAVVVSERFVERHGLGGRAVEIAAQAMTTDTEASFASGTCIDAVGLPMAREAARQVYEAASIGAGDLDVIELHDCFSINELLTYEALGLCGEGESGLLVESGATTHGGRWVVNPSGGLISKGHPLGATGIAQAAELTWQLRGEAGARQVPGARTGLAHNIGLGGAAVVTLLRR; encoded by the coding sequence ATGAGGTCCTACATCGTCGGCGTCGGGATGACGAGGTTCGAGAAGCCCGAGACCCGCGACTGGCAGTACTGGGACATGGCGAAGGAGGCCGGCACCGCCGCGCTCGCCGACGCCGGCCTGACGTACGAGGACATCCAGCAGGCCGCCGTCGGCTACTGCTTCCAGGCCTCCACCGCCGGACAGCGCGCCGTCTACGGCCTCGGCCTGACCGGGGTGCCCGTCTACAACGTCAACAACAACTGCGCCACCGGCTCCACCGCGCTGATGACGGCCCGCCAGTTCGTCGAGGGCGGCGGCAGCGACTGCGTCCTCGCGCTCGGCTTCGAGAAGATGGCGCGCGGCTCGCTCGGCGGCGGCGGATCCGACGGCGGAGCAGGCGATTTCAGGACGTCCCCGGTCGCCCGGCACTACGGGATCATGGCCGCTGCCCACGGCTTCGGGACGACCCCGCCCACCGCCCAGATCTTCGGCAACGCGGCCCGCGAGCACATGCGGATGTACGGCACGACCGAGGCGCAGCTCGCCGCCGTCGCCGCCAAGAACCACCGCCACTCCGCGGACAACCCGAACGCCCAGTTCCGCGACCCGTACACGGTCGAGGAGGTCCTCGCCGCCAAGCCGGTCCACCACCCGCTGACCCGGCTCCAGTGCTCCCCGACCTCCGACGGGGCGGCGGCGGCCGTCGTCGTCTCCGAGCGCTTCGTGGAGCGGCACGGCCTCGGCGGACGGGCCGTGGAGATCGCCGCCCAGGCCATGACGACCGACACCGAGGCCTCCTTCGCCTCCGGGACCTGCATCGACGCGGTCGGACTGCCCATGGCGCGGGAGGCGGCCCGGCAGGTGTACGAGGCCGCATCCATCGGCGCCGGCGACCTCGACGTCATCGAGCTCCACGACTGCTTCTCCATCAACGAACTCCTCACCTACGAGGCGCTCGGGCTCTGCGGCGAGGGCGAGTCCGGTCTGCTCGTCGAGTCCGGCGCCACCACCCACGGCGGCCGCTGGGTGGTCAACCCGTCCGGCGGGCTGATCTCCAAGGGGCATCCGCTCGGTGCCACCGGAATCGCCCAGGCCGCCGAACTCACGTGGCAGCTCAGGGGCGAGGCCGGGGCCCGCCAGGTGCCCGGCGCACGGACCGGGCTCGCCCACAACATCGGCCTCGGCGGCGCCGCCGTGGTGACCCTCCTGCGCCGCTGA
- a CDS encoding MFS transporter produces MTPMVDVTTPVLRTGRLRTRTWAVVLAACVGQFLVVLDVSVVNVALPSMRTDLGLSAAGLQWVLNAYSIAFAGFMLLGGRAADLYGRKRMFLVGLGLFTAASLAGGFAQEGWQLLAARAAQGLGAAVLAPATLTLLTAAVPEGPARAKAIGTWMAVGAGGGAAGGLIGGVLTDALSWRWVLLINVPIGVLVLAGAAIWLAEGRAGERSRLDILGAVLVTAGLASVAYGIVQTEESGWGAAATLVPLLGGLALLALFVLVEARTAKPLMPLRVLGNGAVASANVAMMVVGSATFSMWYFMTVYAQNVLGYSALEAGLALIPTSLAVVIGSKSAPRLMARTGAKNLALIGTAVAAAGFGWQSLMTADGGYLTAVCLPGVLMMAGAGLASTPLASLATAGAAHGEAGLVSGLVNTSRTMGGALGLAVLSTVAAARTAGGTSPEALTEGYALAFRTAGSVLLGGLLLMVVWLPRHRPAPH; encoded by the coding sequence ATGACACCCATGGTTGACGTCACGACGCCCGTACTCCGCACCGGCCGGCTCCGGACCCGCACCTGGGCGGTGGTGCTCGCCGCCTGCGTCGGACAGTTCCTCGTCGTGCTCGATGTGTCGGTCGTCAATGTGGCCCTCCCGTCCATGCGCACCGACCTGGGGCTGAGCGCCGCCGGGCTGCAGTGGGTGCTCAACGCGTACTCGATCGCGTTCGCCGGGTTCATGCTGCTCGGCGGGCGGGCCGCCGACCTCTACGGCCGCAAGCGGATGTTCCTCGTCGGCCTCGGCCTGTTCACCGCCGCCTCCCTCGCGGGCGGATTCGCCCAGGAGGGCTGGCAGCTGCTCGCCGCCCGCGCCGCCCAGGGGCTGGGCGCCGCCGTGCTCGCGCCCGCGACCCTCACCCTGCTCACCGCCGCCGTGCCCGAGGGCCCCGCCCGGGCCAAGGCCATCGGCACCTGGATGGCGGTCGGCGCGGGCGGCGGCGCCGCGGGCGGACTGATCGGCGGGGTGCTCACCGACGCGCTCTCCTGGCGCTGGGTCCTCCTGATCAACGTGCCCATCGGGGTGCTCGTCCTGGCCGGCGCCGCGATCTGGCTCGCCGAGGGCCGCGCGGGCGAACGCAGCCGCCTCGACATCCTCGGCGCCGTCCTCGTCACGGCGGGGCTGGCCTCCGTGGCGTACGGGATCGTGCAGACCGAGGAGTCGGGCTGGGGCGCGGCCGCGACCCTGGTGCCGCTGCTCGGCGGCCTGGCCCTGCTCGCCCTGTTCGTCCTGGTGGAGGCGCGCACGGCGAAGCCGCTGATGCCTTTGCGGGTGCTCGGGAACGGGGCGGTGGCCTCGGCGAACGTCGCGATGATGGTGGTCGGCTCCGCCACCTTCTCCATGTGGTACTTCATGACCGTGTACGCGCAGAACGTCCTGGGCTACAGCGCGCTGGAGGCCGGACTCGCCCTGATCCCCACCTCGTTGGCCGTCGTGATCGGCTCCAAGAGCGCGCCGCGGCTGATGGCCCGCACCGGGGCGAAGAACCTCGCGCTCATCGGCACGGCGGTCGCCGCGGCCGGCTTCGGCTGGCAGTCCCTGATGACCGCCGACGGCGGCTACCTCACCGCGGTCTGCCTGCCCGGCGTGCTGATGATGGCCGGTGCCGGGCTCGCGTCCACCCCGCTCGCCTCCCTGGCGACCGCCGGCGCGGCCCACGGCGAGGCCGGTCTCGTCTCCGGTCTGGTGAACACCTCCCGCACGATGGGCGGCGCGCTCGGCCTGGCCGTGCTCTCCACGGTCGCCGCGGCCCGCACCGCGGGCGGCACGAGCCCGGAGGCGCTCACCGAGGGCTACGCCCTGGCCTTCCGGACCGCGGGCTCGGTCCTGCTCGGCGGACTCCTCCTGATGGTCGTCTGGCTGCCCCGCCACCGGCCCGCCCCGCACTGA